One Streptomyces drozdowiczii DNA segment encodes these proteins:
- a CDS encoding MurR/RpiR family transcriptional regulator, with product MSGSSPAARLQELFEGRRLTPTQRRIAHSMVRRAGDAPFLSSVELAELAGVSQPSVTRFAVALGFDGYPALRKHLREVAPVGAEAGEGDQTYNEYQQAVLGEIENLRHLAELLADPGPVERAGRLLAASRPLPVLGLRAASSQARGFGYFAAKVHPDVRVLDEGGSMLHDRIDAARRAGATALICFALPRHPREVVDALAYARGRGLTVVSVADSAFAPVARHSDLLIPAAVGTGLAFDTACAPMLLGRVLLEAMCDALPDAQARLEEFDTGAAARGLFVE from the coding sequence ATGAGCGGGAGCAGCCCGGCCGCGCGGTTGCAGGAGCTGTTCGAGGGGCGCCGGCTCACGCCCACGCAGCGGCGCATCGCCCACTCGATGGTGCGCAGGGCCGGAGACGCCCCGTTCCTCTCCAGCGTCGAGCTGGCCGAGCTGGCCGGGGTCAGCCAGCCGTCCGTCACCCGGTTCGCCGTCGCGCTCGGTTTCGACGGCTACCCGGCACTGCGCAAGCACCTGCGCGAGGTCGCCCCGGTGGGGGCGGAGGCGGGCGAGGGCGACCAGACGTACAACGAGTACCAGCAGGCGGTGCTCGGCGAGATCGAGAACCTGCGCCACCTGGCCGAACTCCTCGCCGACCCGGGCCCCGTCGAACGGGCGGGCCGGCTGCTCGCCGCGTCCCGGCCGCTGCCGGTGCTCGGGCTGCGCGCGGCGTCCTCGCAGGCGCGCGGATTCGGGTACTTCGCGGCGAAGGTGCACCCGGACGTGCGGGTGCTCGACGAGGGCGGCAGCATGCTGCACGACCGGATCGACGCCGCCCGGCGGGCCGGGGCGACCGCGCTGATCTGCTTCGCGCTGCCTCGTCACCCGCGCGAGGTCGTGGACGCCCTGGCGTACGCGCGCGGCCGGGGGCTCACCGTGGTGTCGGTGGCCGACTCCGCGTTCGCGCCGGTGGCCCGCCACAGCGACCTGCTCATCCCGGCCGCCGTCGGCACCGGCCTCGCCTTCGACACCGCCTGCGCCCCGATGCTCCTGGGCCGGGTCCTCCTGGAGGCCATGTGCGACGCCCTGCCCGACGCCCAGGCCCGCCTGGAGGAGTTCGACACGGGGGCGGCGGCGCGGGGGTTGTTCGTGGAGTGA
- a CDS encoding roadblock/LC7 domain-containing protein → MVPEAEAQDVLAELQRLRARVPLLSGALAASTDGLVLAHDTPGVEAEGVAALTAAALGVAIRMTEATGRNGFRELLVRGEAGYIATYAAGSQAVLTLLAEDRINVGRLHLEGRRAGSRIGELIDRALARAPQPAPAPRAPQQPGALPQRPT, encoded by the coding sequence ATGGTGCCCGAAGCCGAAGCGCAGGACGTCCTCGCCGAACTCCAGCGGTTACGGGCACGGGTCCCGCTCCTCTCCGGCGCACTGGCGGCCAGCACCGACGGGCTCGTCCTGGCGCACGACACCCCGGGCGTGGAGGCCGAGGGGGTCGCCGCGCTCACCGCCGCCGCCCTGGGCGTCGCGATCCGGATGACCGAGGCGACCGGGCGGAACGGCTTCCGCGAACTCCTCGTACGCGGCGAGGCGGGCTACATCGCGACGTACGCGGCGGGGTCCCAGGCCGTCCTGACCCTGCTGGCCGAGGACCGGATCAACGTGGGCCGGCTCCATCTGGAGGGCCGCCGCGCCGGCTCCCGGATCGGCGAGCTGATCGACCGCGCCCTGGCCCGGGCCCCGCAGCCGGCCCCCGCGCCCCGCGCCCCGCAGCAGCCGGGCGCCCTCCCGCAACGCCCGACCTGA
- a CDS encoding SDR family oxidoreductase, whose protein sequence is MPYENLADRTAVITGAASGMGAATARLLAAQGVRVALLARRAERLEELAAKITADGGRALAVAADVTDQASVDAAADRVHAAFGPVDLVVNAAGVMLPNPVEAGRADEWQRMLDTNVSGALRVIRAFTADLVAAAADGRTADLVNISSIGAHITFPNYAVYGATKAALTYLSASLRTELGPRDVRVTNIEPGLTDSELAGHVDNAELSGQLDGMFEALGGLSSDEIADLIAYTTSRARHINLRQLIVLPTRQA, encoded by the coding sequence ATGCCGTACGAGAACCTCGCCGACCGCACCGCCGTCATCACCGGAGCCGCCAGCGGCATGGGCGCGGCGACCGCCCGGCTGCTCGCCGCGCAGGGCGTACGGGTGGCACTGCTGGCCCGCCGCGCGGAGCGGCTGGAGGAGCTGGCCGCGAAGATCACCGCGGACGGCGGTCGCGCCCTCGCCGTCGCCGCCGACGTCACCGACCAGGCGTCCGTGGACGCGGCCGCGGACCGGGTGCACGCCGCGTTCGGCCCGGTGGACCTGGTCGTCAACGCGGCCGGGGTGATGCTGCCGAACCCCGTGGAGGCGGGGCGCGCCGACGAGTGGCAGCGGATGCTCGACACCAATGTGTCCGGTGCGCTGCGCGTCATCCGGGCCTTCACCGCGGACCTGGTGGCGGCTGCCGCCGATGGCCGCACCGCCGACCTGGTCAACATCTCCTCGATCGGCGCGCACATCACGTTCCCCAACTACGCGGTCTACGGCGCCACGAAGGCCGCGCTCACCTATCTGTCGGCCTCGCTCCGCACCGAACTCGGGCCGCGCGACGTCCGCGTCACCAACATCGAGCCGGGCCTCACCGACTCGGAGCTGGCCGGGCACGTCGACAACGCGGAGCTGAGCGGCCAGCTGGACGGCATGTTCGAGGCGCTGGGCGGCCTCTCGTCCGACGAGATCGCCGACCTCATCGCGTACACCACGAGCCGCGCGCGCCACATCAACCTGCGTCAGCTGATCGTGCTGCCGACCCGTCAGGCGTGA
- the hutU gene encoding urocanate hydratase, with protein MSGPRPVRAPRGTELTALGWQQEAALRMLQNNLDPEVAEHPDKLVVYGGTGKAARDWRSFDAMVRTLRTLKQDETMLVQSGRPVGVMQTHEWAPRVLIANSNLVGDWANWEEFRRLEALGLTMYGQMTAGSWIYIGTQGILQGTYETFAAVAAKKFGGSLAGTITLTAGLGGMGGAQPLAVTMNDGVAICIDCDPRAIERRIEHRYLDVKADSLEHALQLAVEARDARRPLSIGLLGNAAELLPRMLAEGAPIDIVTDQTSAHDPLAYLPVGVDFDDMASYAAEKPADFTGRARESMARHVEAMVGFMDAGAEVFDYGNSIRGEAQLAGYARAFDFPGFVPAYIRPLFCEGKGPFRWAALSGEASDIHKTDKALLELFPENESLHRWIRMAGERVHFQGLPARICWLGYGERDRAGERFNDMVASGELAAPLAIGRDHLDCGSVASPYRETEAMLDGSDAIADWPLLNAMVNVASGASWVSLHHGGGVGMGRSIHAGQVTVADGTPLAGEKIRRVLTNDPGMGVIRHVDAGYDIADAVASDKGVRVPMREDA; from the coding sequence ATGTCAGGACCCCGCCCCGTACGGGCGCCGCGCGGTACGGAATTGACCGCCCTGGGATGGCAGCAGGAAGCCGCCCTGCGGATGCTCCAGAACAACCTCGACCCCGAGGTCGCCGAGCACCCCGACAAGCTCGTCGTCTACGGCGGCACCGGCAAGGCGGCCCGCGACTGGCGCTCCTTCGACGCGATGGTCCGTACGCTGCGCACGCTCAAGCAGGACGAGACGATGCTCGTCCAGTCCGGGCGGCCGGTCGGCGTCATGCAGACGCACGAGTGGGCGCCGCGCGTCCTGATCGCCAACTCCAACCTGGTCGGCGACTGGGCGAACTGGGAGGAGTTCCGCCGCCTGGAGGCGCTCGGGCTCACCATGTACGGCCAGATGACCGCCGGTTCCTGGATCTACATCGGCACCCAGGGCATCCTCCAGGGCACGTACGAGACCTTCGCCGCCGTCGCCGCCAAGAAGTTCGGCGGCTCGCTGGCCGGCACGATCACCCTGACCGCCGGGCTCGGCGGCATGGGCGGCGCCCAGCCGCTCGCCGTGACCATGAACGACGGCGTCGCGATCTGCATCGACTGCGACCCGCGCGCCATCGAGCGCCGCATCGAGCACCGCTACCTGGACGTGAAGGCCGACTCCCTGGAGCACGCCCTCCAGCTCGCCGTCGAGGCGCGGGATGCCCGCCGCCCGCTCTCCATCGGCCTCCTCGGCAACGCGGCGGAGCTGCTGCCCCGGATGCTCGCCGAGGGCGCCCCCATCGACATCGTCACCGACCAGACCAGCGCACACGACCCGCTGGCCTACCTGCCGGTCGGCGTCGACTTCGACGACATGGCCTCGTACGCCGCCGAGAAGCCCGCCGACTTCACCGGCCGCGCCCGCGAGTCGATGGCCCGGCACGTCGAGGCGATGGTCGGCTTCATGGACGCCGGCGCGGAGGTCTTCGACTACGGCAACTCGATCCGGGGCGAGGCGCAGCTCGCCGGATACGCGCGCGCCTTCGACTTCCCCGGCTTCGTCCCCGCCTACATCCGGCCGCTGTTCTGCGAGGGGAAGGGACCGTTCCGCTGGGCGGCCCTGTCCGGCGAGGCGTCCGACATCCACAAGACGGACAAGGCGCTGCTCGAACTCTTCCCGGAGAACGAGTCCCTGCACCGCTGGATCAGGATGGCCGGCGAGCGCGTCCACTTCCAGGGCCTGCCCGCCCGCATCTGCTGGCTCGGCTACGGCGAACGCGACCGGGCCGGCGAGCGCTTCAACGACATGGTGGCGAGCGGCGAGCTCGCGGCGCCGCTGGCGATCGGGCGCGACCACCTGGACTGCGGGTCCGTGGCCTCCCCGTACCGCGAGACCGAGGCCATGCTCGACGGCTCCGACGCGATCGCGGACTGGCCGCTGCTGAACGCCATGGTCAACGTGGCGTCGGGCGCGTCCTGGGTCTCCCTCCACCACGGCGGCGGGGTCGGCATGGGCCGGTCCATCCACGCCGGACAGGTGACCGTCGCGGACGGCACGCCGCTGGCCGGCGAGAAGATCCGGCGGGTGCTGACGAACGACCCGGGCATGGGCGTGATCCGGCACGTTGACGCGGGGTACGACATCGCGGACGCGGTGGCTTCGGACAAGGGCGTGCGGGTGCCGATGCGGGAGGACGCGTGA
- a CDS encoding transcriptional regulator translates to MTAALADEAAAPVLSPMLQRLAAERATGALMRDRGTLYLADGKVVHAESPATPGIDVLLTRGGALRREGWWDAVAEAGAGQRVGRHLVDSGRVPGGALELCHLGALYDAAFFALAPTRTPARFRYGVAHWIGTVRPVPVDAVQRETLRRRELLDRIWPDAAVDTAPLRPTGRPSDAPVPVGRRRVLERVDGVRTATGIAQELGRSAFHVLVDLRRLAAAGLVEPVPPAAPGAPEPGRIAFPEVTADPDVALLRRLRDALEAL, encoded by the coding sequence ATGACCGCCGCCCTCGCGGACGAGGCCGCCGCCCCCGTGCTCTCCCCGATGCTCCAGCGGCTCGCCGCCGAGCGGGCCACCGGCGCCCTGATGCGCGACCGGGGCACGCTCTACCTCGCCGACGGCAAGGTCGTCCACGCCGAGTCCCCCGCGACGCCCGGGATCGACGTCCTGCTCACCCGGGGCGGTGCGCTGCGCCGCGAGGGCTGGTGGGACGCGGTCGCCGAGGCGGGGGCCGGGCAGCGGGTCGGCCGGCATCTCGTGGACAGCGGCCGGGTGCCGGGCGGCGCGCTGGAGCTGTGCCACCTGGGCGCCCTGTACGACGCGGCCTTCTTCGCCCTCGCGCCGACCCGGACGCCCGCACGCTTCCGGTACGGGGTCGCGCACTGGATCGGCACCGTGCGGCCGGTCCCGGTGGACGCCGTGCAGCGCGAGACCCTGCGGCGCCGCGAGCTGCTGGACCGGATCTGGCCGGACGCCGCGGTGGACACCGCCCCGCTGAGGCCGACGGGCCGGCCGTCCGACGCGCCCGTGCCGGTGGGCCGGCGCCGCGTGCTGGAGCGCGTGGACGGGGTGCGTACGGCCACCGGCATCGCGCAGGAGCTCGGCAGGTCCGCGTTCCACGTCCTGGTCGACCTGCGGCGGCTCGCGGCGGCCGGTCTGGTCGAGCCGGTCCCGCCGGCGGCCCCGGGCGCCCCGGAGCCGGGCCGGATCGCGTTCCCCGAGGTCACGGCCGACCCCGACGTCGCCCTGCTGCGCCGGCTCCGAGACGCATTGGAGGCCCTGTGA
- a CDS encoding helix-turn-helix transcriptional regulator: MDGELGDFLRSRRARIRPEDVGLNSYGRRRVPGLRREEVAQLAGVSVDYYIRLEQGRGPSVSDAVLDAIARVLRLDETEHAYLRTVARPKARAVPARKTQDTSARLVRPGLRLLLDMFDRAPAFVLGRRMDVLAWNALGDALAGFSRMPAGERNMPRQAFLAPGARELYPDWPAVAAETVAYLRLDAGLHPDDKELAALVGELSLKSEDFRRLWADHQVKAKTYGVKRMAHPVVGALTLPYETLAVPGEPDLSLVVYTPEPGSETAERIALLASWAAGENAPELRA, encoded by the coding sequence ATGGACGGCGAACTCGGTGACTTCCTCCGCTCACGGCGTGCCCGCATCCGCCCGGAGGACGTGGGGCTCAACTCGTACGGCCGCAGGCGGGTCCCGGGGCTGCGGCGCGAGGAGGTGGCGCAGCTCGCCGGGGTGAGCGTCGACTACTACATCCGGCTGGAGCAGGGGCGCGGGCCCAGCGTCTCGGACGCGGTGCTCGACGCGATAGCCCGCGTGCTCCGGCTCGACGAGACGGAGCACGCGTATCTGCGGACGGTTGCGCGCCCCAAGGCCCGCGCGGTGCCCGCCCGCAAGACGCAGGACACCTCGGCGCGCTTGGTGCGCCCGGGGCTGCGGCTGCTGCTCGACATGTTCGACCGGGCGCCCGCTTTCGTGCTGGGCCGCCGGATGGACGTGCTGGCGTGGAACGCGCTGGGGGACGCCCTTGCCGGCTTCTCCCGGATGCCGGCCGGTGAGCGGAACATGCCGCGCCAGGCGTTCCTGGCCCCGGGGGCGCGCGAGCTGTACCCGGACTGGCCGGCGGTGGCGGCGGAGACGGTCGCGTATCTGAGGCTGGACGCGGGGCTGCATCCGGACGACAAGGAGCTCGCGGCGCTGGTGGGTGAGTTGTCGCTGAAGAGCGAGGACTTCCGGCGTTTGTGGGCGGATCACCAGGTGAAGGCGAAGACGTACGGCGTGAAGCGGATGGCCCACCCCGTGGTGGGCGCGCTGACACTGCCGTACGAGACGCTGGCGGTGCCCGGTGAGCCGGATCTCTCGCTGGTCGTCTACACCCCGGAACCGGGCTCGGAGACCGCGGAACGCATCGCCCTGCTGGCGAGCTGGGCCGCCGGTGAGAACGCGCCCGAGCTGCGCGCGTAA
- a CDS encoding SigE family RNA polymerase sigma factor: MTAGTEEVEAFDAFYAATAKRLVATVYAMTGDLGEAEDAVQEAYVRAWQRWDKVSGSGDPLPWVRTVAVRLSISTWRRTRGRLRAHFRHGVPADVPGLSEDRVALMGALEELNRDQRQAVVLHHMLGLPVEEVARETGASNGAVRTRLHRARKILGERLADTPVVTGRQVARNAVAERSAAERKGRVRHG, from the coding sequence ATGACGGCAGGCACTGAGGAAGTGGAGGCGTTCGACGCGTTCTACGCGGCGACCGCCAAACGCCTGGTCGCCACGGTGTACGCGATGACGGGCGACCTGGGGGAGGCGGAGGACGCGGTGCAGGAGGCGTATGTGCGGGCCTGGCAGCGGTGGGACAAGGTGTCCGGTTCCGGCGACCCGCTCCCGTGGGTGCGGACCGTGGCGGTGCGGCTGTCGATCAGCACCTGGCGCCGGACGCGCGGCAGATTGCGGGCGCACTTCCGGCACGGGGTGCCCGCCGATGTGCCCGGCCTCTCCGAGGACCGGGTGGCGCTGATGGGTGCGCTGGAGGAGCTGAACCGGGACCAGCGGCAGGCGGTGGTGCTGCACCACATGCTCGGCCTGCCCGTGGAGGAGGTGGCCCGGGAGACGGGGGCGTCGAACGGCGCGGTACGGACCCGGCTGCACCGGGCCCGCAAGATCCTCGGCGAACGGCTGGCCGACACCCCGGTCGTGACGGGGCGCCAGGTGGCACGGAATGCGGTCGCGGAGCGGAGCGCGGCGGAGCGGAAGGGGCGGGTGCGGCATGGCTGA
- a CDS encoding cystathionine beta-synthase — MQFHDSMISLVGNTPLVRLRSVTAGIQATVLAKVEYFNPGGSVKDRIALRMIEAAEQSGELKPGGTIVEPTSGNTGVGLAIVAQQKGYKCVFVCPDKVSTDKINVLRAYGAEVVVCPTAVDPEHPDSYYNVSDRLVRETPGAWKPDQYSNPNNPRSHYETTGPELWEQTEGKITHFVAGVGTGGTISGTGRYLKEASGGRVKVVGADPEGSVYSGGSGRPYLVEGVGEDFWPSAYDREVTDEIVAVSDKDSFQMTRRLAKEEGLLVGGSCGMAVVGALEVAKRLGPEDVVVVLLPDSGRGYLSKIFNDEWMADYGFLEDTGPSARVADVLDYKEGPIPTLVHMHPEETVGEAIDVLREYGVSQMPIVKPGAGHPDVMAAEVIGSVVERELLNALFAQRASLSDPLEKHMSAPLPQVGSGEPVEDLMAVLGGAGAADAAIVLVEGKPKGVVSRQDLLAYLAKDAPATAK; from the coding sequence GTGCAATTCCACGATTCGATGATCAGTCTCGTAGGCAATACCCCGCTGGTGAGGCTGCGCAGTGTCACGGCCGGCATCCAGGCGACGGTCCTGGCCAAGGTCGAGTACTTCAACCCCGGCGGGTCGGTCAAGGACCGCATCGCCCTGCGCATGATCGAGGCCGCCGAACAGAGCGGCGAGCTTAAGCCCGGCGGCACGATCGTCGAGCCGACGAGCGGCAACACGGGCGTGGGCCTGGCGATCGTCGCGCAGCAGAAGGGGTACAAGTGCGTCTTCGTCTGCCCGGACAAGGTGTCCACGGACAAGATCAACGTACTGCGCGCCTACGGAGCCGAGGTCGTCGTCTGCCCCACGGCGGTCGACCCCGAGCACCCCGACTCGTACTACAACGTCTCCGACCGGCTGGTCCGTGAGACGCCGGGCGCCTGGAAGCCCGACCAGTACTCCAACCCCAACAACCCGCGTTCGCACTACGAGACCACCGGTCCCGAGCTGTGGGAGCAGACGGAGGGGAAGATCACCCACTTCGTGGCGGGCGTCGGCACCGGCGGCACGATCAGCGGCACCGGCCGCTATCTGAAGGAGGCCAGCGGCGGCAGGGTCAAGGTCGTCGGCGCCGACCCGGAGGGCTCGGTCTACTCCGGCGGTTCCGGCCGTCCGTATCTCGTGGAGGGCGTCGGCGAGGACTTCTGGCCCTCCGCGTACGACCGTGAGGTCACCGACGAGATCGTCGCCGTGTCCGACAAGGACTCCTTCCAGATGACCCGCCGGCTCGCCAAGGAGGAGGGGCTGCTCGTCGGCGGCTCCTGCGGCATGGCGGTCGTCGGCGCCCTGGAGGTCGCGAAGCGGCTCGGGCCCGAGGACGTGGTCGTCGTCCTGCTCCCGGACAGCGGGCGCGGCTACCTGTCGAAGATCTTCAACGACGAGTGGATGGCGGACTACGGCTTCCTGGAGGACACCGGACCCTCGGCGCGGGTCGCGGACGTCCTCGACTACAAGGAGGGGCCGATCCCCACCCTCGTCCACATGCACCCCGAGGAGACGGTCGGCGAGGCGATCGACGTGCTGCGCGAGTACGGCGTCTCGCAGATGCCGATCGTGAAGCCGGGGGCGGGCCACCCGGACGTGATGGCCGCCGAGGTCATCGGCTCGGTCGTGGAGCGCGAGCTGCTGAACGCGCTGTTCGCCCAGCGCGCCTCGCTCAGCGACCCGCTGGAGAAGCACATGTCGGCGCCGCTGCCGCAGGTCGGCTCCGGCGAGCCGGTCGAGGACCTGATGGCGGTGCTCGGCGGCGCAGGCGCGGCGGACGCGGCGATCGTGCTGGTGGAGGGCAAGCCGAAGGGCGTCGTCAGCCGCCAGGACCTGCTGGCGTACCTGGCGAAGGACGCCCCGGCCACCGCGAAGTAG